The DNA segment GGTGGCCTGGGCCACATCGGCGTCCAGGTCGTCGACGCGATGAGTGCCGCGCAGATCACGGCCGTCGATCTCAAGGACTCCGCACTCGAACTGGCCGAAGAAGGCGGGGCCGACCACCTCGTCAATCCCGAAAAAGAGGACGTCCGGGAGTTCGTCGATAGCGTCACCGACGGGACGGGCGCCGCGCAGGTGCTGGACTTCGTCGGCGCGGACGTGACCACGGAGTACGCACCCGACATCACCGCGGCCGGCGGCGACCACCACATCATCGGCTACGGCGGGCATATCCACGAACCCGCGCAGGCGCTGGTCAACGGCGAGTTTTCCTACGTGGGCAACATCGTCGGCCAGTACACCGAACTCCAGGAACTGGTCGCACTGGTCGAACAGGGCGACGTCGACTTGCACACCAGTCGCTACGATCTCGAGGAGGTCAACACGGTCGCCGAGAAGCTCGAACACCGCGAGATCGACGGGCGCGCGGTCATCACGCCCTGAGCTCCCGTCTTTTCTCCTCAGCGGTGGCGCGCGCTACCGACAGATCCGTGTGCCTGGCCAGGGTAGCGCCACCATGGAACTGATCTGCTCGGACTGCGATCGGACGTACCCCGCGGACGGCCCCTGGCGATGTGAGTGTGGCCGCCCCCTCGAGTTCGCGGAGCGCCCCGTACCCGACGGGAGTCCACCGGCGACGCTCGATCGCGACGACGGCCTGTGGGTCTTTTCGGATCTTCTGCCCGTCGAACGGCGGGTCTCGCTCGGCGAGGGTTGGACGCCGCTGGTCGACGGCGACGAGTGGGGAGTGCAGTTCAAACTCGAATCGATCTTCCCAACCGGGAGCTTCAAGGACCGCGGCGCGGCGACGACCATCTCCCGTGCACTCGGACAAGGGGCCGATCGGGTCGTCGAGGACTCCTCGGGCAACGCCGGCCTGGCGATCGCGACCTACGCCGCACGTGCGGGGATCGACGCCGAGATATTCGTGCCCGCGGACGCCAAGCCGGGCAAACTTCGGGCGATCGAGCGGACCGGGGCGACGCTCAGGCGGATCGAAGGCACCCGCCGGGATGTCACAGACGCCTGCATCGACGCCGTCGAGTCGGGCGTCACCGAACGGAGTGAGGGGAAGTCAAGCGAGTCGGGCGACGCATACTACGCAAGCCACGCCTGGGACCCCGCCTTCTTCGCCGGGACTGCGACCGTCGCCTTCGAGATCGCGGCCCAGCGCGGCTGGTCGGCGCCCGACGCGTTCG comes from the Halapricum desulfuricans genome and includes:
- a CDS encoding threonine synthase, coding for MELICSDCDRTYPADGPWRCECGRPLEFAERPVPDGSPPATLDRDDGLWVFSDLLPVERRVSLGEGWTPLVDGDEWGVQFKLESIFPTGSFKDRGAATTISRALGQGADRVVEDSSGNAGLAIATYAARAGIDAEIFVPADAKPGKLRAIERTGATLRRIEGTRRDVTDACIDAVESGVTERSEGKSSESGDAYYASHAWDPAFFAGTATVAFEIAAQRGWSAPDAFVTPLGHGTLFLGAYRGFQTLYEAGWIDSMPRLLGAQAAGVAPIVEALDGDSNPGAGERNDAADGIQITEPARGEQIVEAIEATDGDAVAVGTGATQREHDRLARAGFHVEPTCATATVALDRFRDRGAIDDKDDVVVALTGSGLKTS